The nucleotide window ACGGTACGTCGAGGAACTTCGCCATCGTCTTCGCGATCAGGGTCTTCCCGGAGCCGGTCGGCCCCATCAGAAGGATATTGCTCTTTTCGAGTTCGACATCCCTGTTCTCGCTGGTATCGCCGCGATTGGTCATAATCCTCTTATAGTGATTATAGACGGCAACGGCGAGCGCTTTTTTCGCGTGATCCTGCCCGATGACATATTGATCGAGATAATTTTTCAGCTCTTTAGGTTTGGGGAGTTCACGAATTCCCGTCTTCACGCGTTCCTTGCGCTCATCTTTCAGGATTTCCATCGAATCCGTCAGGCACCGGTCGCAGATATAAGTATCGTCTTTGCCTTTGAACATCTTTTCGACTTCGTTACGGTTCCGCCCGCAGAAACTGCAGGTGATGGGATTCAAATCCCGGGGAGTCCTTTCCCTGAAACGATCACTCCGTTGTTTTCCTGCCATTATTTCCTCTTTTCTATGATATCATCGATTAATCCATAAGTTTTCGCTTCCTCGGCGGACATGAAATAATCCCTGTCCATATCCTTCTCAAGCGTGGCGAGTTTCTGCCCAGTATGCTTGACCATTATCTGGTTCAGGCGTTCCTTCATCCGCATAATCTCTTCGGCTTGGATACGGATATCCGCGGCCTGACCCTGCGTGCCGCCCGAGGGCTGGTGAATCATGATGCGGGAGTTCGGGAGCGCGAAACGCTTTCCCTTCTTACCCGCGGCGAGCAGTACGGCGCCCATAGACGCGGCCTGCCCGATACAAATCGTATTCACATCGGGTTTCAGGAACTGGATGGTATCGTAGATAGCCAGCCCGGATGTCACGACGCCGCCGGGTGAATTGATATATAGGGATATATCCTTCTCCGGGTCTTCGGCGTCCAGGAACAGAAGCTGGGCGATCACCAGATTTGCCACATCGTCGTCTATAGCGGAACCTAAAAATACGATTCTATCTTTCAATAACCGCGAATAAATATCATAAGCGCGTTCTCCGCGATTACTTTGTTCAACAACCATCGGTACAAGCATGTTCTCTCCTGTAATGCGTTTTATTCTATAATATACACTAAAATACCGCTAAATGACAAGTATTACCGGATATAATTCACTAAATCGGTCAATCCTTCGATACGGATGGTTATTTCGTCCCCGCGCCGCATCGGCCCTATTCCCTCCGGCGTACCGGTGGCGATCACATCCCCCGGCTCCAGCGTCATTACCCTGCTGATAAACGAGACGAGGTAAGGTACCTTAAAAATCATGTCGGACGTTCTCGAGCTCTGCACCGTTTTACCGTTCAGTACGGCGGCAATCGCTACATCGGAAGGATCGAAGTCCGTTTCGACATACGGCCCGAACGGCGCGAATGTGTCGAAACCCTTAGCGCGCGTCCATTGCCCGTCCCTGCTCTGTAAGTCCCTCGCGGTCACATCGTTAAATGCCGTGAATCCGAGGATATATTTATCCACATCCGCCTCGGGAATATCCCTCCCGCCCTTCGCGATCACGATACCCAGTTCGGCCTCGAAATCCACCCGTTCGGACATATCCGGGTAACCGATGATGCCCTTATGGGGAAGCGCGGCGGTGTGGGGCTTCAGGAACAGCACCGGATCGTCCGGTATCGCGAGCTTCATTTCTTCGGCGTGTCTCCGGTAATTTAAACCTACCGCAATTATCTTTTTCGGCATAACAGGGGTCATAACTTCAAGTTTAGCAAGCTCCCATTCCCCGGTTTCGTCGGGATGATTATAATCCGCGATCCGGGTCACTTTATCCCCGTTTATAATGCCGAAAAGCTCTAATTTATTATCCCTATCGAAAAATCTTCCGATTTTCATTGATACCCTCGTATTATTCTATCCGGGAGAGACACACCCCAAATTACATGCTTTTACAGATTTCCGCGGCGAACTCGCCGGTCTTTACCTCGACCGCACCCTCAATCTGTCTCGCAAGATCGTAGGTTACCTTCTTCGCGATAATCGCGGCCGCCATCCCTTTCTCGATCCTGTCAGCGGCCTCGCCCCATCCCATATAACGGAGCATCAGCACCGACGAAAGTATCAGCGAACCCGGGTTGACCTTATCCTGCCCGGCATATTTCGGCGCGGTTCCGTGGGTAGCCTCGAATACCGCAAGATTATCCCCGATATTCGAGCCCGGCGCCATCCCCAGCCCCCCGACCATCGCCGCGGCGGAATCGGAGAGGTAATCCCCGTTGAGGTTCGGAGTAACCAGCACGTCGTACTCCGACGGGCGAAGCAGAAGCTGCTGGAACATCGAGTCGGCGATACGGTCGTTTACAATAATTTTCCCGTCCGGGGCTTTCCCGTCGTAGATGGAATTAACTTCTTCCTCGGTGACTATCGCGTCGCGGAAATTCTCCATAGCTTCCTTACGGCACCAGTTATTGAACGCTCCTTCGGTGTATTTCATAATGTTGCCCTTATGGACAATCGTAACCGATTTCCGTTTATTGGCGATAGCGTACTCGATACCCTTCCGCATCAGGCGGCGGGACGCGAATTCGCTGATGGGCTTGATGCCAATACCGGAATCCTCGCGGATAGAGAATCCGTAATTCCCGTTGATATAACGGATGATCTCAGTCGCATCCGCGCTGCCCGCCTCCCACTCGATACCCGCGTACACGTCCTCGGTGTTCTCGCGGAAAATGACGATATCCATCAGTTCGGGATTCTTGAGCGGGCTGGGCGTACCGTTATAGTAACGCACCGGCCGCACACAGGCATAGAGATCCAGAATCTGGCGGATAGACACATTGAGACTGCGGAATCCCTTGCCTACGGGCGTTGTGAGCGGCCCTTTGATCGAAATAATATATTCCTTGAGCGCGTCGATAGTCTCGTCGGGCAAATAGTTCCCGTAGAGCTGGTTGGCCTTCTCCCCGGCATATATTTCCATCCAGATAATTTTACGCTGTCCCTTGTAGGACTTCGCCACCGCGTCATCCACGACAGTCCTCATCGCGCGGGTAATATCGCCTCCGATACCGTCGCCCTCGATAAATGGAATAATAGGCTGATCGGGTATCTGAGGCTGCCCGTTAACGATTTTAATCTTGGTTCCGTCGGCGGGAATTATTATTTTCTGGAAACTCATACGTCCTCCGGGTGAGCTTATTAAAAACAAGAATATTATTTTAACGAAAAAGTGCATAAAAATCAAAATTATAGTAGAATCGGTGTAGCTGTTTTTATAGGAGAATTTTATGATGATTATGGCGGCTAAAAAGATTTTGTTAACTATTATTCTTTTAGGGAAAACCCTTGTATTCGAGGCGGCGATTACACCGGAGCAAAAGAGCAAAGGATTGATGTACCGAAAGGATTGGGGGCAGATCGACGGGATGATTTTTGTTAACACCGAACCTATTCAGGTGTCTTTTTGGATGAAAAACACTTACCTCGATATGGTCACCCTGTATATGGATAAAGATTATAACATTCTCGAAGTCTATCACCCTACGCCGTTATCGGAGGAATTAATCGTTTCGAAATCCACCAATATTATGTATGTTCTCGAGATAAAATCCGTACTTTCTAACTTAATCGTCGGAAATCCGTCGAAATTTAAAACGGCTATGGAAAATGCTAAACCTATTGATTCAGAATAGGTCTTGAATACTACCGGGGGTTAAATTATACGGGAGGATTTGATGAAATCGTTAATACTCAGGTGCCAACTGAAGAGATGTAATGTCGACAATACCGAAGATATGTCTATCGAGAAATGCGTGATGAATAACGGGTCGCCGTGCTATTATCTGCTATCACAGCAGACCGACGTGCTTCCCGAGGATATGGTATGGGATAAATTCAACCAATTTGTTGCCCAGAAGAAGAATAAACCGCAGGCATGAACTTTTCTAGCGGCGAGCATGCAATAATTTACCCTGAAAATGGGATAAACGGATTAATCAGCGGGTCTACCACCGGCGGTAATTTTGCGCTGCATACAGCCGTCTCGGAAGCGGAATACCTCGCCGTTGAACAGGTTCGCGGCAGTTTCACGGGGAGTATGGGATTCGACCGTCTGGTAACCCTCAATCAGGTGCACGGCGAAATTATCCACGGGATTACCGCGGAGAATCTGGATAGTTATACCGCGAACCCCCTGATCGACGGAGACGGGTTGATTACCGATTGCGGGGACGTCCTTCTAGGGATACTCACCGCGGACTGCGTCCCGGTATTCTTCGCATCCCCCGGCGGCGTGATCGGGATAGCCCATGCCGGATGGAAGGGATTATTCGCGGGGATACATCTGCGGATGCTCGATTTATTCCGTGACACGTACTCCGTCGAGCCCGGCGAATTAAGGGTATGGTTCGGCCCGAATATCCGCGCCTGCTGCTACGAGGTGGGAAAAGAACTGGTAGATAAATTTATCGATAGCGGTAAAAATCCTGTATACTATACACGGAACGGGAGGTTTTATTTCGACCTCGAGGGGACTATTACCGCGGAACTGGTGTCTAATGGAGTATCCGCGGTAAATATTGCCAGTCCCGGGCTCTGTACTTATGAAAGTTCGACGCCGCGTTTTTATTCTTACAGGAGGGGAGATGTAATCCCCAGAACACTCTCGTTTATAGGGATTTCCGGGAAATAAAATAAAACTTGACAGTTCGTTATTTTGATGTATATTTATAATAAGCACGAAAAGGAGGAAAATGTATGAGTGTGAAGAAGTGGTTTATGACGGCAGTCTTAGTTCTCATCGGCTTCGGTATGCTGGCGGCGAAATTCGACAGCGGCTACAAGAGCTATGAAATTAAAGAAAAGAAAGAAAACACGATGTATGTTATCTTCAGAATTAATATCCCCTACACTGTTCAATATCTCGAAAATCTGCTTGATGGGTTTAAGAAGAAACTTGAGACAGCTGAAAAAGGTAAAAAGAAACTCCAGCAAAAAATCGATAACTATACCGTTATTCTTGCCCAATTAAAGAATAATAAGGTTAAGAAAGTCTGCGTATTCGGCGATTTTAACGGTTGGAAAACATTTGCCAGCGACAAACCGAATCTTCTAAAGCCCGGCAGCGGAAATCCTGACACATGGTATACTTCGCTTGCCGTACCGTTCCTTGTATCAGGTCCGGGCGAGAAACTCCGCTATAAGTTCGTTATCGATATCGGCAAGAAATTCACAGCCGCGGACGGTACCGAACAGGAATTCCTCTTTCTCGAAGA belongs to Brevinematales bacterium and includes:
- a CDS encoding fumarylacetoacetate hydrolase family protein, with translation MKIGRFFDRDNKLELFGIINGDKVTRIADYNHPDETGEWELAKLEVMTPVMPKKIIAVGLNYRRHAEEMKLAIPDDPVLFLKPHTAALPHKGIIGYPDMSERVDFEAELGIVIAKGGRDIPEADVDKYILGFTAFNDVTARDLQSRDGQWTRAKGFDTFAPFGPYVETDFDPSDVAIAAVLNGKTVQSSRTSDMIFKVPYLVSFISRVMTLEPGDVIATGTPEGIGPMRRGDEITIRIEGLTDLVNYIR
- the clpP gene encoding ATP-dependent Clp endopeptidase proteolytic subunit ClpP, which gives rise to MLVPMVVEQSNRGERAYDIYSRLLKDRIVFLGSAIDDDVANLVIAQLLFLDAEDPEKDISLYINSPGGVVTSGLAIYDTIQFLKPDVNTICIGQAASMGAVLLAAGKKGKRFALPNSRIMIHQPSGGTQGQAADIRIQAEEIMRMKERLNQIMVKHTGQKLATLEKDMDRDYFMSAEEAKTYGLIDDIIEKRK
- the icd gene encoding isocitrate dehydrogenase (NADP(+)) — translated: MSFQKIIIPADGTKIKIVNGQPQIPDQPIIPFIEGDGIGGDITRAMRTVVDDAVAKSYKGQRKIIWMEIYAGEKANQLYGNYLPDETIDALKEYIISIKGPLTTPVGKGFRSLNVSIRQILDLYACVRPVRYYNGTPSPLKNPELMDIVIFRENTEDVYAGIEWEAGSADATEIIRYINGNYGFSIREDSGIGIKPISEFASRRLMRKGIEYAIANKRKSVTIVHKGNIMKYTEGAFNNWCRKEAMENFRDAIVTEEEVNSIYDGKAPDGKIIVNDRIADSMFQQLLLRPSEYDVLVTPNLNGDYLSDSAAAMVGGLGMAPGSNIGDNLAVFEATHGTAPKYAGQDKVNPGSLILSSVLMLRYMGWGEAADRIEKGMAAAIIAKKVTYDLARQIEGAVEVKTGEFAAEICKSM
- a CDS encoding DUF192 domain-containing protein, coding for MMIMAAKKILLTIILLGKTLVFEAAITPEQKSKGLMYRKDWGQIDGMIFVNTEPIQVSFWMKNTYLDMVTLYMDKDYNILEVYHPTPLSEELIVSKSTNIMYVLEIKSVLSNLIVGNPSKFKTAMENAKPIDSE
- the pgeF gene encoding peptidoglycan editing factor PgeF; this translates as MNFSSGEHAIIYPENGINGLISGSTTGGNFALHTAVSEAEYLAVEQVRGSFTGSMGFDRLVTLNQVHGEIIHGITAENLDSYTANPLIDGDGLITDCGDVLLGILTADCVPVFFASPGGVIGIAHAGWKGLFAGIHLRMLDLFRDTYSVEPGELRVWFGPNIRACCYEVGKELVDKFIDSGKNPVYYTRNGRFYFDLEGTITAELVSNGVSAVNIASPGLCTYESSTPRFYSYRRGDVIPRTLSFIGISGK